The following proteins are co-located in the Limanda limanda chromosome 5, fLimLim1.1, whole genome shotgun sequence genome:
- the f2r gene encoding proteinase-activated receptor 1, with protein sequence MYSGAMVHLSAGLLLFVSLQSSALALQNGSLPRTFSGHFVLVTYEPVDFVELSASDGVKDDGGSGSGSEEELVKGHGHHGPRHHPQKHYFVSEGVKRFLQGRLATSFIPTVYTLVFVISVPLNLVAMVMFVHQIRPRKPAVIYMLNLACADLLFGLLLPFKIAYHYHGNNWIYGSFMCGVVTAAFYCNMYCSVLLITCISIDRFLAVVYPMNSLTWRSPQTATAVCAAMWLLALGGVCPLLLSGQTVYLPDLDITTCHDVLDVEQLQAYYLYFFPIYSSVFFFIPLFFTVVCYVRIIQALAETNVENRSRKTRAVVMAAVVLVVFVVCFTPTNILLMVHYVQVSHSSSDDSYQAYLLSLCVGSLSCCLDPVLYYFGSSQCQKQMAAVFRCRRLAKVERSSETHSTRSSGRTDSSRLSKMESAETGLDSHYSRLVA encoded by the exons ATGTACAGTGGAGCCATGGTTCACCTGTCTGCTGGGCTGCTGCTATTTGTTTCTCTCCAGAGCTCAGCACTCGCCCTACAAAATG GTTCCCTGCCTCGGACTTTCTCTGGGCACTTTGTCCTGGTCACCTATGAGCCCGTGGACTTTGTTGAACTGTCGGCATCAGACGGAGTGAAGGACGACGGGGGGTCGGGCTCCGGAtcggaggaggagctggtgaaAGGACACGGTCACCACGGCCCACGCCATCATCCACAGAAGCACTATTTTGTCTCAGAGGGGGTCAAGCGTTTTCTCCAAGGTCGCCTGGCAACAAGCTTTATCCCGACCGTTTACACCCTCGTCTTCGTCATCAGTGTGCCCCTCAACCTCGTTGCTATGGTGATGTTTGTGCATCAGATCCGTCCCAGGAAGCCAGCAGTGATCTACATGCTGAATCTGGCCTGCGCTGACCTGCTGTTCGGCCTGCTCCTTCCTTTCAAGATAGCCTACcattaccatggcaacaactGGATCTATGGCTCCTTCATGTGCGGGGTTGTGACGGCCGCGTTCTACTGCAACATGTACTGCTCTGTCCTGCTCATCACGTGCATCAGCATCGACCGCTTCCTGGCTGTGGTCTACCCCATGAACTCCCTGACCTGGCGCAGCCCTCAGACGGCTACGGCTGTGTGCGCCGCCATGTGGCTGTTGGCCCTCGGGGGGGTCTGCCCTCTGCTGCTCTCAGGACAGACCGTCTATTTGCCAGACCTGGACATCACCACCTGCCACGATGTGCTGGATGTGGAACAACTACAAGCTTACTATCTGTACTTCTTCCCCATCTACTCTTCGGTTTtcttcttcatccctctcttcttcaccGTCGTCTGTTACGTCCGTATCATCCAGGCTCTGGCGGAGACCAACGTGGAGAACCGCTCCAGGAAGACTCGTGCTGTGGTGATGGCTGCGGTTGTGCTGGTGGTGTTTGTGGTCTGCTTCACTCCCACCAACATCCTCCTGATGGTGCACTACGTTCAAGTGTCCCACAGCTCCAGTGACGACTCCTACCAGGCCTACCTGCTCTCCTTGTGCGTGGGCAGCCTAAGCTGCTGTCTGGATCCAGTCCTCTACTACTTCGGCTCCTCTCAGTGCCAGAAGCAGATGGCTGCTGTGTTCCGATGTAGGCGACTGGCGAAGGTGGAGCgcagctcagagacacacagcacGAGAAGCAGTGGGcggacagacagcagcaggttAAGCAAGATGGAGAGCGCTGAAACGGGCCTGGACAGCCACTACAGCCGGCTGGTGGCTTGA
- the f2rl2 gene encoding proteinase-activated receptor 3, with protein MAHFVSGIIFCLMAVQTIQHEGNRSRSDENSVAIPKTFKGGLYKPNHTRNLPAHRPWLYVNPEDPVTAYTTGIISTWVIPSTYILAMLVGIPSNAYILGFLRVRLRARSMSTVVLYLNLAMSDLLLLLSLSLRVHYHFSGNNWIFGEISCRLITALFYGNVYCSAQTIACISLKRYLAVVRPFLYRSMTKTRLAMGTCLVVWFLLGAAVVPELLVGQSYYITPLGVTTCHDVLPLEEKPHSWLMLYRLMLVFPGFIVPFLICIYAHVAVVYHLGQSGCDWRAFIRVSTLVFVLFVVCFLPSGILHIAHYIRLFSTGDDMLYGYYRVAVCLCCLHSCLDPFLCFLLSKTPASELQFISLREIPQRRAAMT; from the exons ATGGCACACTTTGTGTCAGGAATAATTTTTTGTCTAATGGCTGTGCAGACTATTCAGCATGAGG GAAATCGATCCAGGTCAGATGAAAACTCTGTTGCGATACCAAAAACCTTCAAAGGGGGATTGTACAAACCTAACCACACAAGAAATCTACCAGCTCACCGCCCATGGCTCTACGTGAACCCAGAGGACCCAGTGACAGCCTACACCACTGGGATTATCAGTACCTGGGTCATACCATCAACATATATCCTGGCCATGCTGGTGGGAATCCCCTCCAACGCCTACATCCTGGGCTTCCTCAGAGTCAGACTCAGAGCCAGGTCCATGTCCACAGTGGTTCTCTACCTGAACCTGGCCATGTCCGACCTGCTACTCCTGCTCTCCCTGTCGTTGCGTGTTCACTACCACTTCAGTGGAAACAACTGGATATTTGGGGAGATATCCTGCAGGCTTATCACAGCCTTGTTTTATGGTAATGTTTACTGTTCTGCTCAAACTATAGCATGCATAAGCCTGAAGAGATACCTGGCTGTGGTCAGACCGTTTTTGTACCGGAGTATGACTAAGACTAGGCTGGCAATGGGGACATGCTTGGTTGTATGGTTCCTGTTGGGGGCAGCTGTTGTGCCAGAGCTTCTCGTCGGGCAGAGCTACTACATTACCCCTCTGGGAGTCACCACCTGCCATGACGTTCTACCCCTAGAAGAAAAACCTCACTCCTGGTTGATGCTGTACAGGCTGATGCTGGTTTTTCCAGGCTTCATAGTGCCATTCCTGATTTGTATCTATGCTCATGTGGCAGTAGTATACCACCTAGGTCAATCTGGCTGTGACTGGAGAGCTTTTATCAGGGTCAGTACTCTGGTCTTTGTCCTCTTTGTGGTGTGTTTTTTGCCCAGCGGCATCCTACATATCGCCCACTACATCCGTCTGTTTTCCACCGGGGACGACATGCTGTATGGATACTATAGAGTGGCGgtgtgtctctgctgcctccACAGCTGTCTGGACCccttcctgtgttttctcctttCCAAGACGCCAGCCTCAGAACTACAGTTCATTTCCCTCCGTGAGATACCCCAGAGGCGGGCGGCTATGACATGA
- the iqgap2 gene encoding ras GTPase-activating-like protein IQGAP2 produces the protein MHHEETNTAHKPRYGTIQDDERLSAEEMDERRRQNIAYEYLCHLEEAKRWMEACLEEDLPATTELEEGLRNGVYLGKLANFFAPKMVSEKRIYDRDQARFKSKGLHFRHTDNTVQWLRAMESVGLPKIFYPETTDVYDRKNMPKVVYCIHALSLYLYKLGIAPQIQDLLGKVAFTEEEISNMRSELEKYGIQMPTFSKIGGILANELSVDEAALHAAVIAINDAIDRGQASGTMGALNNPNAILRNIQEALAQDYQDRLTQVKAHKQDQSSGKSSSIATEERDVYEELLTQQEIQGCIDFVNIQTAVRQVNEALSTQDTAALLAALRLEALALLGVQESNSHWYLEHFTTYCQHKSKDGGRAVMVDKEEIQRVVTSCNDFAEAEKRKLGAVAAINTAIRLGDALDTAEELTNPEAQLPIVYPTAANLYQAELFSLQLQSGRSGLSHEELSVAVEMLSAVAVLNEVLDTKDPQAVIEQLTDSPLGFTNMDQDNLNRYADTLIKQRAEALANGQEFLTWNDVQKCIDTVNVEVHEEHERIIAIAEINEALNSGDHHQTLAALLLPTAKLSGVNAATAKHYHDVLQYNKQLLCQNSGDESAVLWLDQIQEAILAANQDEEDALTLAGAVADINRSVAEGDSQDTLKNLQAPCAGLKAVLPECADTYQAELEQTQTSSATEGNTDSVWVKHCIKGRYDYYYNLETGEGAWEEPEGFEHNGGQLSKDEIQTVVSCVTAEYNREQLWLANESLVTQLQARVRGYLVRRKHAQRMEYLHQQEPHVVKLQACWKGFKQRKIYKERMNLLQKNVASVVMIQSLVKMWKAKSKYSQRLQFFKDHEKEIVKIQAFLKANKARDDYRTLTGAKDPPLSVVRKFVHLLDQSPLDLQEEQEGTRLREEVVTKIRSNQQMEKDLNLMDIKIGLLVKNRITLQDVVSHSKKMKNKKSKASKDGLTAGDRLGIKGLSKGKRRKLEAYQHLFYLLQTNPSYLAKLIFQMPQNKSTKFMDTVIFTLYNYASNQREEYLLLKLFKTALEEEIDSKVDLIQDIVTGNPTVIKMVVSFNRGARGHNTLRQLLAPVVKDIIENKSLGINTNPVDVYKAWVNQLETVTGEASKLPYEVTPEQAMSHEEVRNRLEASSLALRTATDKVLNSIVCSLDNIPYGMRYIAKVLKNSLHEKFPDASEDELMKIVGNLLYYRYMNPAIVAPDGFDIIDMSAGGQLHLDQRRNLGSVAKMLQHSAANKLFEGENAHMTPMNNYISQTYEKFRVFFQSACDVPEPEEKFNIDEYSDMVTLSKPIIYISIEEIINTHTLLLEHLEAIAPDHSDLLHELLQDLGDVPDVESLLGEGAVDSSDPNRESGLNQLAKTEISLTLTSKFELLEGDDKDLKALMTKTKKLIVDVVRIQPGETLPAILETLATAPQELEHTKIVERRAVQDAQTPEGLKSNPAVLEDGQLPLEQKKRKILRNLRNLEQAGLASAGDKYQELINGISKDIRYQRRYRQRRKAELVKLQQALTALNSKTAFYQDQMNYYDTYIKTCLDNLNRKNSRKSIKLDSKGDDKGSKKWKPQSLKYTAAKLHEKGVILEIEGLQTNQFKNVMFDISPTEEVGDFEVKAKFMGVEMEKVQLHFQDLLQLQYEGVAVMKMFDKAKVNVNLLIFLLNKKFYGK, from the exons ATGCACCATGAAGAAACCAACACTGCACACAAGCCTCGCTATGGAA CCATTCAGGATGATGAGAGGCTGTCAGCAGAGGAGATGGACGAGAGGAGACGACAGAATATCGCCTATGAGTACCTGTGTCACCTGGAGGAGGCCAAAAG GTGGATGGAGGCCTGCCTAGAGGAGGATCTACCTGCTACCACAGAATTGGAAGAAGGGCTGAGGAATGGCGTGTATCTGGGAAAACTCGCCAATTTCTTTGCCCCCAAGATGGTGTCAGAGAAAAGGATCTATGACAGAGATCAGGCCCGATTTAAG AGCAAAGGGCTGCACTTCAGACACACTGACAACACGGTGCAGTGGCTCAGAGCTATGGAGTCAGTGGGCCTCCCCAAG atattttatcCTGAAACGACCGATGTGTACGATCGCAAAAACATGCCCAAGGTGGTGTACTGCATACACGCACTCAG cttGTATTTGTACAAACTGGGCATCGCACCGCAGATTCAGGACCTTCTGGGTAAAGTGGCCTTTACAG AGGAGGAGATCAGTAACATGAGGAGTGAGCTGGAGAAGTATGGTATTCAGATGCCAACTTTCAGTAAGATTGGAGGTATCCTGGCCAACGAGCTCTCAGTAGACGAAGCTGCCT TGCATGCTGCTGTGATTGCCATCAATGATGCGATTGACAGAGGTCAGGCCTCTGGGACGATGGGAGCCCTGAATAATCCCAATGCAATCCTGAGGAACATCCAGGAAGCTCTGGCCCAGGACTACCAGGACCGTCTAACCCAAGTGAAGGCTCATAAACAGGATCAGTCCTCAGGGAAG AGTTCCTCAATTGCTACTGAAGAAAGAGACGTTTATGAGGAGCTGctcacacagcaggagatccaggGCTGCATTGACTTTGTCAACA TCCAGACGGCCGTAAGGCAGGTGAATGAAGCACTGTCCACACAGGACACGGCTGCACTACTGGCTGCACTTAGACTTGAAGCTCTGGCCCTGCTGGGGGTTCAGGAGTCTAACAGCCACTGGTACCTGGAACATTTTACCACCTACTGCCAACATAAGTCCAAG gatggagggagggccGTGATGGTGGACAAAGAGGAAATTCAGAGAGTTGTCACCTCTTGCAATGACTTTGCGGAGGCTGAGAAACGAA AACTGGGAGCAGTTGCTGCCATCAATACCGCCATTCGTCTTGGCGATGCTTTGGACACAGCGGAGGAGCTGACAAACCCTGAGGCACAACTTCCTATTGTCTACCCAACTGCTGCCAACCTCTATCAGGCTGAGCTTTTCAGTTTGCAGCTACAAAGTGGGAGG tCTGGCCTGAGCCATGAAGAGCTGAGTGTAGCTGTGGAGATGCTCTCAGCCGTCGCAGTGCTGAATGAGGTGCTGGACACCAAAGACCCACAGGCTGTGATCGAGCAACTGACTGACTCTCCGCTGGGCTTCACCAACATGGACCAAGACAACCTCAACAG GTATGCTGACACCCTTATCAAACAGCGGGCTGAGGCTCTTGCCAATGGCCAAGAGTTCCTCACCTGGAACGATGTTCAGAAGTGCATCGACACAGTCAACGTTGAGGTCCATGAAGAACATGAAC GCATCATAGCCATCGCAGAGATCAATGAGGCTCTTAACTCGGGTGACCATCACCAGACTCTTGCAGCCCTGCTCCTTCCTACAGCCAAGCTGAGTGGGGTGAACGCAGCCACAGCCAAACACTACCATGACGTCCTACAATATAACAAGCAACTTCTCTGCCAG AACTCTGGAGATGAGTCTGCAGTACTGTGGCTGGATCAAATTCAAGAGGCCATTCTAGCAGCCAATCAGGATGAAGAGGACGCTCTCACAT TGGCTGGAGCAGTAGCTGACATTAACAGGAGTGTGGCTGAGGGTGACTCCCAGGATACACTGAAGAATTTGCAGGCTCCATGTGCAGGACTGAAAGCGGTGCTGCCTGAATGTGCTGACACGTACCAGGCTGAACTGGAGCAGACACAAACTAGCAGTGCTACTGAAG GCAACACAGACAGTGTGTGGGTAAAACACTGCATCAAGGGCAGATATGACTACTACTATAACCTGGAGACTGGAGAGGGCGCCTGGGAGGAGCCTGAAGGATTTGAACACAATGGTGGCCAGCTCAGTAAAGACGAAATCCAG ACCGTCGTCAGCTGTGTGACGGCAGAATATAACAGGGAACAGCTATGGTTGGCAAACGAATCCCTCGTGACGCAGCTGCAGGCGAGGGTCAGAGGTTACCTGGTCCGAAGAAAACATGCTCAGAGAATGGAGTATCTACATCAACAAGAACCACACGTTGTCAAATTGCAG GCTTGCTGGAAGGGTTtcaaacaaaggaaaatatACAAAGAAAGAATGAATTTGCTTCAGAAAAATGTTGCTTCTGTTGTCATG ATCCAGTCCTTGGTGAAAATGTGGAAAGCCAAAAGTAAATACAGTCAGAGGCTGCAGTTCTTTAAAGATCAT GAAAAAGAAATAGTGAAGATCCAGGCTTTTCTAAAGGCCAACAAAGCCAGAGATGACTACAGAACTCTAA CCGGAGCCAAAGATCCTCCTCTGTCAGTTGTGCGTAAGTTTGTCCACTTGCTGGACCAGAGTCCTCTGGATCTGCAGGAAGAACAGGAAGGGACGCGTCTCAGGGAGGAAGTGGTCACCAAGATTCGCTCCAATCAGCAGATGGAGAAAGACCTGAACTTGATGGACATAAAGATTGGACTGCTAGTGAAGAACAGGATCACCCTGCAG GATGTTGTGTCCCATAgtaagaagatgaagaacaagAAAAGTAAAGCGAGTAAAGATGGCTTGACGGCAGGAGACAGACTGGGAATTAAGGGCCTGAGCAAAGGAAAAAGACGGAAACTGGAGGCCTACCAACATCTCTTTTACCTGTTACAG ACCAATCCATCTTACCTGGCCAAGCTGATCTTCCAGATGCCCCAAAACAAGTCCACTAAGTTTATGGACACTGTGATCTTCACCTTGTACAACTACGCCTCCAACCAGAGAGAGGAATACTTACTGCTCAAACTATTCAAGACTGCTCTGGAGGAGGAAATCGA TTCTAAGGTGGACCTGATCCAAGACATAGTGACGGGGAACCCAACCGTCATCAAGATGGTGGTGAGCTTCAACAGAGGTGCTCGGGGCCACAACACACTCAGGCAGCTCCTGGCCCCTGTGGTCAAAGACATCATAGAAAACAAGAGTTTAGGCATCAACACCAACCCGGTGGACGTGTACAAAGCCTGGGTCAACCAGCTGGAGACGGTTACTGGGGAGGCCAG CAAGCTGCCTTATGAAGTGACTCCTGAACAGGCCATGTCACATGAGGAAGTACGCAACAGGCTGGAGGCGTCCAGCCTGGCACTACGGACTGCGACAGATAAAGTCTTGAACTCCATTGTCTGCTCACTGGATAATATCCC TTATGGCATGAGATACATAGCAAAAGTTCTGAAGAACAGCCTTCATGAAAAGTTTCCAGATGCCTCAGAGGATGAGCTGATGAAG ATTGTTGGAAACCTGCTGTACTACCGCTACATGAACCCAGCGATCGTGGCCCCCGACGGCTTCGACATCATCGACATGTCAGCAGGAGGGCAGCTCCACTTGGACCAGCGTCGTAACCTGGGATCGGTGGCAAAGATGCTTCAGCACTCAGCTGCCAATAAGCTGTTTGAGGGCGAGAACGCACATATGACTCCAATGAACAACTACATATCTCAGACATATGAGAAGTTTCG GGTATTTTTCCAGTCTGCATGTGATGTCCCTGAACCAGAGGAGAAGTTTAATATTGACGAATACTCGGACATGGTTACCTTGAGCAAACCTATCATCTACATCTCAATTGAGGAAATCATCAATACACACACG CTGCTGTTGGAACATCTGGAGGCCATCGCTCCAGACCACAGTGACTTACTACACGAACTGCTGCAGGACCTCGGAGACGTCCCTGATGTAGAGTCCTTGCTCG GGGAAGGAGCCGTCGACTCAAGTGACCCAAACAGAGAGAGCGGTCTGAACCAACTTGCAAAGACGGAAATCTCCCTCACACTAACCAGCAAGTTTGAGCTGCTGGAAGGAGACGACAAAGACCTGAAGGCTCTCATGACTAA GACAAAGAAGCTAATAGTGGATGTGGTTCGAATTCAACCTGGAGAGACTTTGCCTGCAATTCTTGAAACCCTTGCTACAGCACCACAg GAATTGGAGCACACAAAGATTGTGGAGCGCCGGGCAGTTCAGGACGCTCAGACACCGGAGGGTCTGAAGAGCAACCCGGCCGTGCTGGAGGACGGCCAGCTGCCTCtcgagcagaagaagaggaagatccTGAGGAACCTGAGGAACCTGGAGCAGGCCGGACTCGCCAGTGCTGGTGACAAGTACCAGGAGCTCATCAATGGCATATCAAAG GACATTCGCTACCAAAGACGctacagacagaggaggaaggccGAGCTTGTGAAGCTCCAGCAGGCGTTGACAGCACTCAACTCGAAAACTGCCTTCTACCAGGACCAGATGAATTATTATGATACCTACATCAAGACGTGCCTGGATAACCTCAACCGCAA GAATTCCCGCAAATCTATAAAGCTGGACAGCAAAGGAGATGATAAGGGCAGTAAGAAGTGGAAGCCACAGTCTCTGAAGTACACTGCAGCGAAGCTGCATGAGAAGGGAGTGATCCTGGAGATAGAAGGGCTTCAGACCAACCA GTTCAAAAATGTCATGTTTGACATTTCACCCACGGAGGAAGTCGGGGATTTCGAGGTAAAGGCCAAGTTTATGGGAGTGGAGATGGAAAAGGTCCAGCTTCATTTCCAG GACCTTCTTCAGCTGCAGTACGAAGGCGTGGCCGTGATGAAGATGTTCGACAAAGCCAAAGTGAACGTCAATTTGCTCATTTTCCTCCTAAACAAGAAATTCTATGGGAAGTAA